The following proteins come from a genomic window of Asterias amurensis chromosome 15, ASM3211899v1:
- the LOC139948047 gene encoding actin-related protein 5-like has translation MAAEEYSESSDTFRFRDGHLNRTPDKYHKYPEAVRGSDTPLIIDNGSCYCRVGWASDPSPRLVFRSLIARQRGKKDYESQIGNDIPNVETIRWLLKTQFDRDVVTNYDSQELVFDHIFTHLGLDTEGAVTHPLVLTETVCNPSYCRQLMSELLFECYHVPKLAFGVASLFSFYQNSPDSGTSDGLVLSSGYQTTHILPMIQGKIDVTHSRRVNIGGLHSATFMHKLLQLKYPAHFAAINLSRAEELVNEHTYVSVDYNAEVNDWQSIPYCDKHMHRIQLPFTPLPGWSSEDKKQDKKQQQIKRLQEINAKRREERLAAEEDRMQQLKSVQELLEDEDEEGYQRALLELGYSSGAELQSMIDKLTATIQKIKDKISGVSSQSQQELSQIDLSQETRSKIPDGEGGDNESEKGKLCDLDLLLRDVDQDYDSKETSPQPTPRMTFDLAEYYQLQLGVERIRIPEVLFQPSIIGHDQAGLAETLDQVLRSYDSKTQDRLAQRVFLTGGNMMYPNMKDRIETELMAMRPFQSTFQVIPAGDPVLDAWHGAKKWSTTPSANDGFVTREEYLEKGGDYLKEHIASNRCKTLPGVVET, from the exons ATGGCAGCTGAAGAATATTCAG AATCAAGTGATACCTTCAGGTTCCGAGATGGTCATCTTAACCGCACTCCTGATAAATATCATAAGTACCCGGAAGCTGTTAGAGGGAGTGACACTCCACTCATTATTGATAACG GATCTTGTTACTGCAGAGTGGGCTGGGCCAGTGATCCTTCCCCCCGTCTTGTCTTCCGTAGCTTAATCGCTCGCCAACGAGGCAAGAAAGACTATGAGTCTCAGATCGGAAACGACATTCCTAATGTGGAGACGATACGCTGGTTGCTGAAGACACAGTTCGACCGTGATGTGGTCACAAATTACGACTCACAAGAGCTTGTATTTGATCACATCTTTACGCATCTTGGTCTGGacacagagggcgctgtcacaCACCCTTTAGTACTGACAGAGACAGTTTGTAATCCGAGTTACTGCCGGCAGT TGATGTCGGAGCTTTTGTTTGAGTGCTACCATGTTCCTAAACTGGCTTTTGGTGTGGCCAGTCTATTCAGCTTTTATCAAAACTCCCCGGACTCAG GAACCTCTGATGGTCTGGTACTCTCCTCTGGTTACCAGACTACCCATATTCTTCCCATGATTCAAGGCAAAATAGACGTCACACATAGTCGACGAGTCAACATCGGTGGTCTGCATTCAGCAACATTCATGCATAAGTTGCTGCAACTGAAATATCCAGCACATTTTGCTGCTATTAATTTGAGTAGAGCCGAG GAGCTGGTGAATGAGCACACATATGTATCAGTGGATTACAATGCAGAGGTGAATGACTGGCAGTCAATACCCTACTGTGATAAACACATGCATAGAATACAACTACCATTTACACCG TTGCCTGGATGGTCCTCCGAAGATAAGAAACAAGACAAGAAACAACAGCAGATAAAACGCCTTCAGGAGATCAATGCTAAGAGGAGAGAAGAAAGA CTTGCTGCTGAAGAGGATAGGATGCAGCAATTGAAGAGTGTTCAAGAACTCCTTGAAGACGAAGATGAAGAAGGTTATCAG AGAGCTCTACTGGAGCTGGGATACTCTTCAGGGGCGGAGCTACAGTCTATGATTGACAAGCTTACAGCAACCATTCAGAAGATCAAAGACAAGATATCGGGGGTGAGCAGCCAATCACAGCAAGAGCTTTCCCAGATTGACCTATCACAAGAGACTCGATCAAAG ATCCCAGACGGTGAAGGAGGCGATAACGAGTCTGAGAAGGGGAAGTTATGCGATCTTGATCTGCTTCTGAGAGACGTTGATCAGGACTATGACag CAAAGAAACCAGTCCCCAACCTACTCCAaggatgacctttgaccttgccgAATACTACCAGCTTCAACTCGGAGTAGAGAGAATTCGCATCCCAGAGGTCTTGTTCCAACCGTCCATCATTGGTCATGATCAGGCTGGACTGGCTGAAACCTTGGATCAAGTCTTAAGGAGTTATGACAGTAAGACGCAAGATAGACTGGCACAG AGGGTTTTTCTGACTGGAGGTAACATGATGTATCCTAACATGAAGGATAGGATAGAGACTGAACTGATGGCAATGCGGCCGTTCCAATCAACATTCCAAGTCATTCCAGCAG GAGACCCAGTTCTGGATGCGTGGCACGGAGCTAAGAAATGGTCCACCACTCCTTCAGCCAATGATGGGTTTGTGACGAGGGAGGAATATCTTGAGAAAGGAGGAGACTACCTTAAGGAACACATCGCATCCAACAGATGCAAAACTCTTCCTGGTGTGGTTGAAACATGA